The genomic segment GCGGAGTGGGACACGCCCGAGGACCTGATCGCCGCGGCCCACAGAACGCATGAGGCCGGCTATCGGCACGTGGACACCTACACGCCCTTCCCGGTACACGGGCTGGCCGAGGCCCTGCACTTCCAGGACAACCGCGTTCCGTGGACCATTTTCATCGGCGGCGTGGCGGGCGCGGCGACCGGGTGGTTCCTGCAGGTCTATGTGTCGGCCATCGCCTACCCGCTCAACGTGGCCGGCCGACCGCTCATCGCCTGGCCGAGCTTCGTCCCGGTGACCTTCGAGTGCACTGTTCTGTTCGCCGCCTTCGCGGCGGTGCTTGGGATGCTCGGGTACAACGGCCTGCCC from the Chthonomonadales bacterium genome contains:
- a CDS encoding DUF3341 domain-containing protein gives rise to the protein MSTESAHVGERAQGAADRPRPYALIAEWDTPEDLIAAAHRTHEAGYRHVDTYTPFPVHGLAEALHFQDNRVPWTIFIGGVAGAATGWFLQVYVSAIAYPLNVAGRPLIAWPSFVPVTFECTVLFAAFAAVLGMLGYNGLPRPHHPIFDAQHFDRASQDRFFLAIEATDPRFDVVETASFLRGLGAAAVSEVQNR